CCGGGCGCTCTACGGCCGAGTCCACGGCTCCGAGGCGGGCTTCGAAAACGCTCTCGCGGACCGGCTCAAGGCCCTGCCGTTCAAGCCGGAGCCTTTCAAGGCCCCGGCCGGCTGGAAGGGCAAGACCGTCCTGGCCGAGCTCTTCACCGGCTCGGAGTGCCCGCCCTGCGTCGGCGCCGATATCGCCTTCGACGGGCTCTCCGAGACCATCCCGTCGAAGTACCTGGCGGTCCTGGTGTACCATTTGCCCATCCCGCGGCCGGACCCGATGATAAACCCGGCCTCGACCCTGCGGGCCGGCGCCTACGGCATAGGCAGCACGCCGACGATCGTCATCGACGGCGCCAACAAGTCCGTCGGGGGAGGCAATCGCAGCTCGGCCGAGGGCAAGTTCAAGCAGTTCCGGAGCGTCATCGAGCCGCTCCTGGCCGAGGCGCCCGGCGTGTCCCTGAAGGCCCGGGCCGCGATCGCCGGCGACAAGGTCCAGGTTTCTTTCGACTTCGACAAGGCCGTCACCGGCGTCGAATACCTGCTCGTCCTGGTCCAGGACGAACAGGAGCACGCGGGCGGCAACGGCGTCACGGCCCACCGGATGGTCGTCCGCGATCTCTACGTCCTCGATCCGGCCGCGCCGAAGACGGCCGTGTTCGACCTCGCCGAGTCCGAGAAGAAGACGGACGGCTTCCTGACCGAATTCGAGAAGTCCTACACCCGGATCCCGGGATTCAAGTGGGCCGTCCGGCGGAACGCGATCTCCCGGACCGGCCTGCGGGTCGTCCTGTTCGCGCAGGAGAAGTCCACCGGCCGGGTCCTAAACGCTTTCGTGGCCCCGGTCCAGTAGCCGTCCGGCTGACTTTTCCGGGCGGATGGGCTAGGATATCCCCGGAGGGGGAGAGGCCGCGATGGAGACGGAACGCTACCGGATCCTGCCCCACACCGCCGACGGCAAGTTCCAGGCCTACGGCCGGACCCTCGGGGAGGCCTTCGGGAACGCGGCCCTGGCTCTGGCTTCCCTGATGTGGGATTGGCGCCGGGTCGAGCCCAAGGTCCGGCGCCGGGTCCGCGTCGACGGCATGGACCGGGAACAGCTGCTGGTCAAGTTCCTCGGCGAGATCGTCTTTCTTTTCGAAGCCCGCCGGTTCCTTCTCGGCCGGGTGGACGAGGTCGAGATCAGGCCCGGCTCCGGGCGCCTCAGCCTCGAAGCCGTCCTGGCCGGAGAGACCCTGTCCGCCCGCCACGAACTCCACGGCGGCGTCAAGGCGGTGACCTACCACGACCTCAGGATCGAGGAGCGCGGCGGCTTCACGGTCCAAGTTGTCGTGGACATGTGAGGCGGCCATGGACCTGCGCCGGATCGACGACAACACCTGGGAGATACCGGCCGAGGGCCCGATGCGGGTCCCGGCCGTCATCTACGCCTCGGCCCGCCTCCTCGACGACATCCGGCGGGACCAGACGCTGGTCCAGGCCCGCAACGTCGCCTGCCTGCCGGGCCTGGTCCGCCGGTCCTTCGTCATGCCCGACGCCCACCAGGGCTACGGCTTCCCGATCGGCGGCGTGGCCGCCTTCGACCCAGACGACGGGATCATCTCGCCGGGCGGCGTCGGCTACGACATCAACTGCGGCGTCCGCCTGCTCCGGACGGACTACACGGAGGCGGATGTCGGCGCCAGGCGCCGGGAGCTCCTGGCCGAGATATTCAAGGAAGTGCCGGCCGGGGTGGGCAAGGGCGGCGTGACCAGGCTCAGCCGGGCCGTGCTGCGCGATATCCTGGCCCGCGGGGCGGAGTGGGCCGTCGGGAACGGCTACGGCTGGGCCGAGGACCTGGAGCGGACCGAGGAGCGCGGCCGGATGAAGGACGCGTCCGTCGAGGACGTTTCCGAGCGGGCCCTGGAGCGGGGCGTCCCCCAGCTCGGGACGCTCGGCGCGGGCAACCATTTCCTGGAGATCCAGAAGGTCGACCGGATCTACGACCAGGAAGCGGCCCGGGCCTTCGGGGTCGCGGCCCCGGGCCAGATCATGGTCATGGTCCACTGCGGCAGCCGCGGCCTGGGCCACCAGGTGGCGACCGATTTCATCGAGATCATGGAGAACGCCTTCGGCGTGGCCGGGCTGCCCGACCGCGAGCTCGTCCACGCCCCGTTCACGTCGGCCGAGGGCCGGCGCTATTACCGGGCCATGTGCGCCGCGGTCAACTACGCCTTCGCCAACCGCCAGATGATCGCCCACTGGATCAGGGACGTCTTCGCCAGGGTCCTGGGCAGCGCCGAGGGCATGGACCAGGTCTACGACGTCTGCCACAACGTGGCCAAGGTCGAGGAGCACGAAGTCGACGGCCGGCCGCGGCGGCTCGTCGTCCACCGCAAGGGCGCGACGCGCAGCTTCGGGCCGGGCCGGCCCGAGGTCCCGGCGGCCTACCGGGCCGTCGGCCAGCCGGTCATCATCCCCGGCAGCATGGGCACGGCCTCGTTCCTCCTGGCCGGGACGAAGCAGGCCGAGGGCCTGAGCTTCGCCTCGACCGCCCACGGCGCCGGCCGGGTCATGTCGCGGCACGAGGCCCTGCGGCGCTTCCGCGGCGAGACGATCCGCGACGATCTGGCCCGGCGGGGCATCGAGCTCCGGTCGACGAACTGGAAGGGCGTCGCCGAGGAGGCGGCCGAGGCCTACAAGGACGTCGAGGAGGTCGTGCGCGTCTCGAACGAGGTCGGCCTGGGCCGCCTCGTCGCCAGGCTCCTGCCGCTCGGGGTCATGAAGGGCTGAGAGCGCGCCGCTGCGTCGCGCCCTCGGCTGATGTAGTTTGACAAAAACGGCGACGGACTCTAAGGTAGAGGGACCATGAAAGTGGTCCTGGCCGGATACAACGTCGACAGCGTCGTCCTCGACGAGCTCAAGCGGAATTCGCCGACGCGCCAGGACGCGACCCCCGAGACCCTGTCGGCCTCCTACGCCCGGATCTCGCGCGATCCGCGCCCGGTCGACGAGCTGCGGGCCGCGGCCCGGGCCGAGGTCGACCGGAGCCGGCGGTCCAACCAGGCCATCATCTTCAGGATGGGCCACCATTCGGTGGCCGAGCACGCCGTTTTCAACTTCGACGTCATCGGCGTCAGCCGGCTGGCCATCGAGGAGATCGAGCGCTTCCGGCTGATGTCCTTCACCGAAAAGTCCCAGCGCTACATCACGCTCGGCGAGGACTTCGTCGTCCCCGAGGAGGTCCGCCGGGCCGGACTCGAGGGCATTTTCACCGGCGCGGTCCGGGCCCAGAACGCCCTTTACCACAAGCTTTACGCCCGCCTCAAGCCCTTCGTCTTCGCCAAGCACGCCGGCGCCGCGGCCGACCCGCGCAACCACGCCGTCCTCGACGGCTGGGCCAAGGAGGACGCCCGTTATGTCGTCAGCCTGGCCACGGAAGGCCAGCTGGGGCTGACGGCCAACGCCCGCAGCCTCGAGCTCGTCATTCGCCGCTTCGCCGCCAAGGGGCTGGCCGAGCTCCGGGAACTCAACGCCCGGCTCTATGATCTGGCCAAGGAGGCCGCGCCCTCGATCATCCTGTTCACCGACCCAAGCCCGTTCGACGCCGAAACCTATGACGACTTGGCCGGGGCCGCGGCCGCCTGGGGGGAGCCCGGCCGGCGGCCGGCCCGTCGGCGCCGGGCCTCGGCGCCGGGCGTCGTCCTGGCCGGCGCTCCGGCCGACGGCGACCAGCGGGTCATCGCCGCCCTGCTCCATTCGGTCACCCGCTGGCCCTACCGGGAATGCCTGGACCGGGCCGGCCGGGCCAGGCCGGCGGCCCGCCGGGACATCGTCCGCCGGGCCCTGGCCCGGATGGAGTTCTACGATTTCCCGCCCCGGGAATTCGAGCACGCCGATCTCGTCTACGATCTCGTCCTGTCGGCCTCCTGCTTCGCCCAGCTCAAACGGCATCGCATGGCCACGCTGACCTGGCAGCGCTACGATCCCGGCCTGGGCGTCACCGTCCCGCCGTCGGTCCGCGAGGCCGGGGGCGAAAAGGATTTCCTGGAGGTCATCGACCGGACGAACGAGACCCACGCCCGGCTGGAGAAGGAGATCGGGCCGGCCGCCGATTACGTCCTGACCAACGCCCACCGGCGCCGGGCCCTGCTCAAGCTCAACGTCCGGGAGCTCTACCACGTCTCGCGCCTGCGCCAGGATGAGTCGGCCCAGTGGGAGATCCGCGGCCTCGCGGCCGCGATGTCCCGCCAGGCCGCCCGGGTCATGCCGCTGGCCTGTCTCCTGATCGGCGGCAAGGACGCCTATCCGGGGATCTACGCCAAGGTCTTCGGCCGTCCGCCGAAGATGGTCCCGCCCCGGATCCTGAAGTAGGCGTCCCGGCCGTCGGCGCGGAGGGGAGGGATGGAGCGGCCGTGCCGGACCGGGGCGCGTCAGGCCCCGGGCCCGAGGATGAACACGCGGCGGCCCCGGACCTCGAGCCGGCCCTCGAAATAGAGCTTGACGGACTCGGGATAGATCTTGTGCTCCTCGACGAGGATGCGGGCCGCCAGCGTCTCCTCCGTGTCGTCCTGGAGCACCGGGACGCAGGCCTGGAGGATGATCGGGCCCATGTCGACCTCGGCGGCCACGAAGTGGACCGTGCAGCCCGAGAAGCGGACGCCCCAATCGATAGCCCTCTGCTGGACATGGAGGCCGGGAAAGGCGGGGAGGAGGGCCGGGTGGATGTTGAAGATGCGGTTCCTGAAGGCGTCGCACAGGGCCGGCGTCAGGACCCGCATGTAGCCGGCCAGGCAGACGAGGTCGATCCGCCGCTTCTCGACCTCGGCGATGATCGCCCGGTCGTAGTCTTCGCGGGAAGCGAAGAGCTTGGGATCGAGGAAGAGGGTCTCGAGCCCCCATTCCCGGGCCTTGAGCAGGCCCGGGGCGTCGGCCTTGTTGCTAAGGACCAGGGCGATCTCGGCGTTGACGGCGCCGCGGGCCGCGGCCTCGCGGATGGCCATGAAGTTCGAGCCCCGGCCGGACAGCAGGACGGCGACGCGGCCCTTCTTGCGCGGGCTGCGGAAGACGGCTTCGTCCATGGCGCCCCCTAGGTCCGGACCTTGAAATAGGCCGGCAGGCTGTCCTTCCAGGCATGGAAGGCCGCGTCGACCGAAATATGCAGGATCTCCCGTCCCCGCCGGCTGACGATCAGGGCCGTCCCGCCGGCGCGGCCGATGGCCCGGGCCGGCACGCCGCGTCCCTCGGCCATCTCCAGGAACCGGGCCAGATCGGCCTTCCGGCAGGTGACCAGGACGCGGGACTGGGTCTCGCTGAAGAGGAGGACGTCGTCCCGCATCCCGCCGCCGTCGAGCTCGACGGCGCAGCCGATCCGGCCGTCGCCGTGGAACGCGCATTCGGCCAGGGCCACGGCCAGCCCGCCCTCCGCGAGGTCGTGGGCCGAACGGACGAGCCCGGCCTCGATGGCCTCGAGCAGGAACTCCTGGTGGCGCTTTTCCCGTTCGAGGTCGATCGCCGGCGGCGCGCCGGCCTCGAGGCCGTGGACGGCCCGGAGGTATTCCGAGCCGCCGAGCTCGCCGAGCGTCTCGCCGACCAGCACCACGGCGTCGCCGGCGGCCCGGAAGCCCGGCCGGACGGCCCGGCCGACGTCGTCGATGAGGCCGACGACGCCCAGGACCGGGGTCGGATGGATGGACAGCCCCTCGGTGTCGTTATAGAAGCTGACGTTGCCGCCGGTGACCGGGATGGCGAAGGTCCGGCAGGCCTCGGCGATGCCGTTGACGGCCTGCTCGAACTGGCCCATGACCTCGGGCTTCTCGGGATTGCCGAAGTTCAGGCAGTTGGTGACGCCGATCGGCCGGGCGCCGACGCAGGCCAGGTTGCGGCAAGCCTCGGCCACGGCGATCCGGGCCCCGGTCCGGGGGTCGAGCCGGGTGTAGAGCCCGTTGCCGTCCAGGGTCATGGCCAGAGCCTTCTTCGAGCCCTTGATGCGGAGCACGGCCGCGTCGGCCCCGGGCAGGAAGACCGTGTTGACCTGGACCATGTGATCGTACTGGCGGAAGATCCACTCCTTGTCGGCGACGGTGGGCGAGGCCAGGACCGTGAGCAGGGCCTGATTGAGGTCGCCGGGCGCGGCCAGCGTCTCGAGCGGCGGAAGGGGCGGGGGAGGGGCGGGCGCGGCGATGGGCCGGTTGTAGGCCGGGCAGAGGTTGACCACGGCGTCGACCGGGATGTCGACGACGACCTCGCCCTTGAACGAGATGCGGGCCCGGCCGCCCTCGACGACCTCGCCGACGACCGGCGCGTCGAGGTCCCACTTGGCGAAGGCCGCCTGGACGGCGGCGACCTTCCCGGGCTCGGCCACGATGAGCATGCGCTCCTGCGACTCCGAGAGCAGGATCTCGTAGGGGGTCATGCCGCTTTCGCGCTGGGGCACCTTGTCGAGGTCGAGGACGACGCCCATGCCGCCCTTGGCCGCCATCTCGGTCGTCGAGCAGGTCAGGCCGGCCGCGCCCATGTCCTGGATGCCGACGATGAGGTCGCGGTCCATGACCTCGAGGCAGGCCTCGACCAGGAGCTTTTCCTTGAACGGGTCGCCGACCTGGACGTTGGGGCGCTTCTGCTCCGTGTCCTTGCCGAACTCGGCCGAGGCCATGGTCGCGCCGTGGATGCCGTCGCGGCCGGTCTTGGCCCCGACGTAGAGGACCTTGTTGCCGGCCCCCTCGGCCTTGGCGTAGAAGATCTTGTCCTTGTCGGCCAGGCCGAGGCAGAAGACGTTGACCAGCGGGTTGAGGGCGTAGCAGGGATCGAAATAGACCTCGCCGCCGACGGTCGGGACGCCGATCGAGTTGCCGTAGCCGGCGATGCCGGAAACGACGCCCTCCATGATCGAGCGGTTCTTCGGGTCGTCGGGCGGGCCGAAGCGCAGCGAGTCCAGGACGGCGATCGGCCGGGCGCCCATGGTGAAGATGTCCCGGAGGATGCCGCCGACGCCCGTGGCCGCGCCCTGGTAGGGCTCGATGTACGACGGGTGGTTGTGGGACTCGATCTTGAAGACGACGACCTGGCCGTCGCCGATGTCCAGGACGCCGGCGTTCTCGCCGGGCCCCTGGACGACGTGCTTGCCATCGGTCGGGAACTTCTTGAGATGGACGCGCGAGCTCTTGTAGCCGCAGTGCTCGGACCACATGACCGAGAAGATGCCGAGCTCGGTCAGGTTCGGCTCCTTGCCGATCAGCTCGACGATGAGCTTGTACTCGTCTTCGGTCAGGTTATGCCGGTCGAGGACGGATTTATCGATCATGGCGGACCTTCTTGCGGGGGGCGGGGCGCCGGGCCGGCCGGCCCCGCTCGATGCTGAGGATGAGGGACTCGAAGATCGTCCGGCCGTCCCGGCTGCCGAGCAGGGACTCCGCGGCCCGCTCCGGGTGGGGCATCAGGCCGAGGACGTTGCCCTCCCTGTTCCGGATGCCGGCGATGTTGCCGAGGGAGCCGTTGATGTTGGCCTCGGCGGTGACGTTGCCGCCGGGATCGCAGTAGCGGAAAACGACCTGGCCGTTCCGCTCGATCTCGGCCAGCGTCCGGGCCGGGGCGTAGTAGTTGCCGTCGAAGTGGGCGATGGGGATGCGCAGGACCTGGCCCTTTCGTCCGGCCCGGGTGAAGTCCGTCCGGGCGTCCTCGATCCGGACGTGGACGTGCTGGCAGAGGAACTTGAGGTTCTTGTTCCGGAGCATGGCCCCGGGCAGGAGGCCGAGCTCGAGCAGGATCTGGAAGCCGTTGCAGATGCCCAGGACGCGGCCGCCGCCGCGGGCGAAGGCCTTGACCTCCTGCATGAGCGGGGAGAAGCGGGCGATGGCCCCCGAGCGGAGGTAGTCGCCGTAGGAGAACCCGCCCGGCAGGACGACGCAGTCGACGCCCTGGAGGTCGTGGTCCTTGTGCCAGAGCATGACCGTCGGGCGCTTCATCACGTCCTTCAGGGCGTGGAGCGCGTCGAAGTCGCAGTTGGAGCCGGGGAATTGGACGACGCCGAACTTCATGGCAGCGACCTCAGCGGCCCTTGATGATTTCCCAATCGAACTTCTCGATGATGGGATTGGCCAGGACCCGGCGGGAGATCTCGGGGACCAGGTCCTCGGCCTCCTTCCGGGTGACGCCTTCGAGGTCGAGCTCGAAGACCTTGCCCTGGCGGACGTCCGTGACCGCGGCGTAGCCCATCGTGTGGAGAGCGTTCTTGACGGTCTGGCCCTGGGGGTCGAGGACGCTGTCCTTGAACGAAACGAGGATCCGTACTTTCATCGGAGAACCCTTTCGAAGATGTAGTCGATCTTGGCGAGATACGGGTCGAGCGCGAAGCAGGCGGCCGTCTCCTTCGGGCCGAGGACCTTGGCGACGTCGGGGTCGGCCGCGACGAGGGCCCGGAAGTCGAGGTTCTCGTTCCAGGCCTTGAGGCTGTTGCGCTGGACGATCTGGTAGGCCGCCTCGCGGCTCAGGCCCTTCCGGGTCAGGGCCAGGAGAACGCTCTGGGAGAAGATGAGGCCCCGCGTGGCGTCGATGTTGGCCCGCATGCGCTCGGGGTGGACGACCCAGTGGGCGACGATGTCGGCGGCGTCGGCCAGCAGGAAATCGGCGGCGATGAACGAATCCGGGAAGACGATCCGCTCGGCCGAGGAGTGGGAGATGTCGCGCTCATGCCAGAGGACCATGTTCTCGAGGCCCACCCCGGCGTTGGCCCGGACGACCCGGGCCAGGCCCGAGATCCGCTCGGAGCGGACGGGGTTCTTCTTGTGGGGCATGGACGACGAGCCCTTCTGGCCCTTGGTGAACGGCTCCTCGAGCTCGAGGACCTCGGTCCGCTGGAGGTGGCGGACCTCGACCGCGATCTTCTCGACGGTCGTGGCCAGGAGGGCCAAGGCCGAGAGGACCTCGGCGTGGCGGTCGCGCTGGAGGACCTGGGTCGAGACCCTGGCCGGCTCGAGGCCGAGCTTCCTGAGGGCGATGACCTCGACGCGGGGATCGAGGTGGATGAACGTGCCCACCGAGCCGGAGATGCGGCCGACGGAGATCGTCTTCAGGGCGTGCT
This genomic window from Acidobacteriota bacterium contains:
- a CDS encoding FAD-dependent thymidylate synthase: MKVVLAGYNVDSVVLDELKRNSPTRQDATPETLSASYARISRDPRPVDELRAAARAEVDRSRRSNQAIIFRMGHHSVAEHAVFNFDVIGVSRLAIEEIERFRLMSFTEKSQRYITLGEDFVVPEEVRRAGLEGIFTGAVRAQNALYHKLYARLKPFVFAKHAGAAADPRNHAVLDGWAKEDARYVVSLATEGQLGLTANARSLELVIRRFAAKGLAELRELNARLYDLAKEAAPSIILFTDPSPFDAETYDDLAGAAAAWGEPGRRPARRRRASAPGVVLAGAPADGDQRVIAALLHSVTRWPYRECLDRAGRARPAARRDIVRRALARMEFYDFPPREFEHADLVYDLVLSASCFAQLKRHRMATLTWQRYDPGLGVTVPPSVREAGGEKDFLEVIDRTNETHARLEKEIGPAADYVLTNAHRRRALLKLNVRELYHVSRLRQDESAQWEIRGLAAAMSRQAARVMPLACLLIGGKDAYPGIYAKVFGRPPKMVPPRILK
- the purB gene encoding adenylosuccinate lyase is translated as MIERYTRPVMGAIWTEENRYRRWLDVELAVCEAWARLGKIPQADLRVIRGKAGFSVKRIDEIEKVVKHDIIAFLTSVAEKVGPASRHIHLGLTSYDVVDTALSLLIKESLEKLLADLRAFHRLLKRQAVKHRKTVCIGRTHGVHAEPITFGFKILVWYEEVGRHIDRLEHALKTISVGRISGSVGTFIHLDPRVEVIALRKLGLEPARVSTQVLQRDRHAEVLSALALLATTVEKIAVEVRHLQRTEVLELEEPFTKGQKGSSSMPHKKNPVRSERISGLARVVRANAGVGLENMVLWHERDISHSSAERIVFPDSFIAADFLLADAADIVAHWVVHPERMRANIDATRGLIFSQSVLLALTRKGLSREAAYQIVQRNSLKAWNENLDFRALVAADPDVAKVLGPKETAACFALDPYLAKIDYIFERVLR
- a CDS encoding RtcB family protein; this translates as MDLRRIDDNTWEIPAEGPMRVPAVIYASARLLDDIRRDQTLVQARNVACLPGLVRRSFVMPDAHQGYGFPIGGVAAFDPDDGIISPGGVGYDINCGVRLLRTDYTEADVGARRRELLAEIFKEVPAGVGKGGVTRLSRAVLRDILARGAEWAVGNGYGWAEDLERTEERGRMKDASVEDVSERALERGVPQLGTLGAGNHFLEIQKVDRIYDQEAARAFGVAAPGQIMVMVHCGSRGLGHQVATDFIEIMENAFGVAGLPDRELVHAPFTSAEGRRYYRAMCAAVNYAFANRQMIAHWIRDVFARVLGSAEGMDQVYDVCHNVAKVEEHEVDGRPRRLVVHRKGATRSFGPGRPEVPAAYRAVGQPVIIPGSMGTASFLLAGTKQAEGLSFASTAHGAGRVMSRHEALRRFRGETIRDDLARRGIELRSTNWKGVAEEAAEAYKDVEEVVRVSNEVGLGRLVARLLPLGVMKG
- the purQ gene encoding phosphoribosylformylglycinamidine synthase subunit PurQ, whose amino-acid sequence is MKFGVVQFPGSNCDFDALHALKDVMKRPTVMLWHKDHDLQGVDCVVLPGGFSYGDYLRSGAIARFSPLMQEVKAFARGGGRVLGICNGFQILLELGLLPGAMLRNKNLKFLCQHVHVRIEDARTDFTRAGRKGQVLRIPIAHFDGNYYAPARTLAEIERNGQVVFRYCDPGGNVTAEANINGSLGNIAGIRNREGNVLGLMPHPERAAESLLGSRDGRTIFESLILSIERGRPARRPAPRKKVRHDR
- the purL gene encoding phosphoribosylformylglycinamidine synthase subunit PurL, which encodes MIDKSVLDRHNLTEDEYKLIVELIGKEPNLTELGIFSVMWSEHCGYKSSRVHLKKFPTDGKHVVQGPGENAGVLDIGDGQVVVFKIESHNHPSYIEPYQGAATGVGGILRDIFTMGARPIAVLDSLRFGPPDDPKNRSIMEGVVSGIAGYGNSIGVPTVGGEVYFDPCYALNPLVNVFCLGLADKDKIFYAKAEGAGNKVLYVGAKTGRDGIHGATMASAEFGKDTEQKRPNVQVGDPFKEKLLVEACLEVMDRDLIVGIQDMGAAGLTCSTTEMAAKGGMGVVLDLDKVPQRESGMTPYEILLSESQERMLIVAEPGKVAAVQAAFAKWDLDAPVVGEVVEGGRARISFKGEVVVDIPVDAVVNLCPAYNRPIAAPAPPPPLPPLETLAAPGDLNQALLTVLASPTVADKEWIFRQYDHMVQVNTVFLPGADAAVLRIKGSKKALAMTLDGNGLYTRLDPRTGARIAVAEACRNLACVGARPIGVTNCLNFGNPEKPEVMGQFEQAVNGIAEACRTFAIPVTGGNVSFYNDTEGLSIHPTPVLGVVGLIDDVGRAVRPGFRAAGDAVVLVGETLGELGGSEYLRAVHGLEAGAPPAIDLEREKRHQEFLLEAIEAGLVRSAHDLAEGGLAVALAECAFHGDGRIGCAVELDGGGMRDDVLLFSETQSRVLVTCRKADLARFLEMAEGRGVPARAIGRAGGTALIVSRRGREILHISVDAAFHAWKDSLPAYFKVRT
- the purS gene encoding phosphoribosylformylglycinamidine synthase subunit PurS; the encoded protein is MKVRILVSFKDSVLDPQGQTVKNALHTMGYAAVTDVRQGKVFELDLEGVTRKEAEDLVPEISRRVLANPIIEKFDWEIIKGR
- the purN gene encoding phosphoribosylglycinamide formyltransferase; this translates as MDEAVFRSPRKKGRVAVLLSGRGSNFMAIREAAARGAVNAEIALVLSNKADAPGLLKAREWGLETLFLDPKLFASREDYDRAIIAEVEKRRIDLVCLAGYMRVLTPALCDAFRNRIFNIHPALLPAFPGLHVQQRAIDWGVRFSGCTVHFVAAEVDMGPIILQACVPVLQDDTEETLAARILVEEHKIYPESVKLYFEGRLEVRGRRVFILGPGA
- a CDS encoding archease; this encodes METERYRILPHTADGKFQAYGRTLGEAFGNAALALASLMWDWRRVEPKVRRRVRVDGMDREQLLVKFLGEIVFLFEARRFLLGRVDEVEIRPGSGRLSLEAVLAGETLSARHELHGGVKAVTYHDLRIEERGGFTVQVVVDM